The window TAAGTTCCATTTGAGTTTGGCTCTGAGAGAATGTCGTTGTGCAGTAAGTCAGATCCTGTGATGTATCTTACAATggaattaaaaaacaatttgGGATGACTTTAGGACTCTTCCTCATTCAGACATGATTTTATCACCAAACTTTTCAATTTTTGCCTCttattaacttttaaaatagattttacatttctgccttttttgtCTTTAACTCTCTGTTCTAGGCATTTATCTTCTCTCTAGGTTGAGAGGTGAGCTGAATTTCTTCCTTGAGTTTCTGAGCAGTTGTGTCTCTATAGGCTTGTGTCTGAGCAGTATGATCTCCATAGGCATCTCTCCTGTTAGGAGACAGGTCTCCAAATCTCTCACTCTGAATTGACATTAGAGGTTATTTCTGCCATCATTTCTCCATTACTATTGGCTTGCTAACCAAATTTCTGTTTCTATGTATTTGTTGATCCTTTGTACATGCTAAAATTGTTGAAGGCAAAATGTTGACTACAGATTTGTGTTGCTTAGATGTGAAGGAACATGTTGTAAAGAAATAGCAATTTGTCTTCCTACCAAACTTCTAGGCATGGTGTAATAGTTACCTCTCTGTCATCCTAGCCAGGAGGCAGAAAACCAATGGATTACACCCTGCTAAGAAGTTAATTATTTGATTGAACTTCCAGGACTGGCATTAAGCATCTGCTCTTGTATAAGTGCTGTCACTTAATGTCCCTGATGTTTCAGGAAATCAGACTAGCTTTGAGAGTTATATTTGGTGATGAAGGGGAGCAAATGATACCAACTTGGACATAATGGATTCTGATTAAAGCCTTTTAGAAGCTGTACAGTTTTTAACAGTGACAAAGCACACCAGAGACATCCAGGAAcatagagtaaaaaaaaaatacttctatcTAAAGACTCTAAAATCTAAACATGAAGTTAGAATACTTGTTAGGTTTAAATATTCCTGGCATTGTAATTCTGATGAGAGGGATAGGTTCTTATGGGTCACTTGGTTACTTTTCCACTTAAACACCTGGGTATTTATGTAATACCTGTCATAAACGGATATACTGTCTTTTTGTAGACATTTTTGTGTTAACTTGGGTTGAAAACTAACAGTAATGGAAGTTTGTCTTGACTTGTGATTACAAGCTGTGAAGTGCCAGATAATTGGGTTCTTAAATCCAGggaaacaaattaaatttggtgttcatttttttctggaatccTTAGGAGCTTCCATGATGATTTTGTTCTCTTTAGGCAGCTCTTGAGTTTTCAAGCTcgtttcttttatttgtttctgtgctTGCTTTGTGGCCTCAGTTTTATGCTTAGACTTTGTTAACCTTCGGTTTTCAAAACAGAATGCAGATCTTTACTCTGTGTGTGTAAACTTGTACACGTGGCTCCAGGAGTTATTACAGCACTTGGTTATCTTCAAGTGTGCTATAGTCAATGCTAAAGAAATGTGAGCCACTGTGTTTTAATGTTTGATTAACAACTTGCAATTAGAATTTAAATATATGGATATGGTGTGTTGTCTGGAGTGTTCTTCTCGTTCATTGTTTTTGTTAGCAAGAAGACAGGTGGAAATGAGTGTGATAAATTTAATCTAGAAATAATATAATTTCAATATAACAAAAGGGTATTGCCTGAGTCTTTGCTAAACTTCATGGAGGTCCTAGGAAGAACATGATAAGTATCATGATTTAGTTCTAAATGTAGTGTGTTTGATTCCTAAAAATGTATTCTTCCTGTAAGTAGTGTCCGGAGTACATTAGCATATAAAGAAATGCAAGCAGTTAGTctgcaattaaaataatgaaattacaCAGTATTGAGGATAGTAATTATGAATGTATTTAATATTCATCCCCATGAGGCACACATCTTACGTGTGGTAAAAACTGCAGGGAACAGCAATCATGTGGTTTCATTAGAGTTAGTAAGCTGGGAATAGCTTGCCTGGAAGTTTTCAGTCAGTCTGAATCCTCAGTCTGAGTGTTATCAGTTAATTTTGCATCACCAGATTTCTTCCAAGGCATGAGTTGGGAGTTGTTCTTTGCTGTTGAACCTAGAGAAATTTGGAAGAGAGCTGTTACATTATTTTGTGGTAATGCAGTCAACAACTGCAACAGTGATCTACTACAACTACCTTTTTATCAATTAAAGGCCAGTCTGTAAATTAAACTGCTTAGGGTTAGGCAAAGTTTTCACAGTTTATTTAATGAACAATAATACACAGATACgttggatttttaaaatcctttcacTCAAAAGCACATACTTATTTCAAGACATTAATGGTCCTGTTGACTTCAATGGGACATAAACACCCATCCCTTGTAAGAGTTTTTAGCACCCTGCCTTTTTGGCTGTGAGGATGTGAGATAAATCATCTGTCTGTCTCAGTGCTCTGTTTTTAACATAGCTCTAAGCAGGCACAGAGGGAGAAGCTGGAATGGAGCACAGGTACATGGCTCTTCAGAACTGCCTGTTTAATCTGCTAcggttttattaattttcattgtAATCCATTAAGGGATTCTGTCCTTGgtcagcataaaaaaaaaaaagccagaaaacttTGCTTCCGTCTGCTTAAATAACAAGTTTGTGTGCTGGGAATGATTGGATCATGCACATCCAAGTGTTGCTTTTGCAAGAGTTAATGAAGAATTGCAGATGGGATGATCGAGGCTTATAAGGATGAAAGGCCAAATGGTTTAAATCAGCATGATCCACTTCATTGGAGCCTGTTGAATTTACAGCAGGTGAGGATTTGGTCCTTTTTAATGTGACATTAAGGTCACGCACTGAACCAGTGACAGAGGTAATAAATGATCCCAACCCTTGTTGCCACTGTGGTTGCCATATACAGCAGAGGCAGGCAGCACTTGCGACTGAAAAGGAACCAGACTGGCAAACGTGCAGGAAGCTTtataataaaaagtaaattgCTGCTGACATTGGAGCTATGATTCAGGAAGGTAAGAGGAGTAGAGAGAGAGCACTGAACAAAGATTTGCAGCTCTGGTGGGACTGCACAGTGCTGAGACAGTTGTGAGGTGTTTGCTTGAAGTGAGCAAGAGACACATTTTAGAAGGAGCACATTAAAGCTGAACTTGAATAGACTACTAACTGTGCAAATCAAATGGATTATGCTTTTGATGCCCTCATGATGTCTTGTCTTGTGAGACAGCAGAATATTTTCAGGaagctgtttggttttttggtgtgtgattttttttctatgttcttgtttttggatttttttagtgggggggtggggggaggcaGCACTGATAGAGATGCTTTGAATGCCTTTGGGAGTGATAGCCAATATTGGTGCTTTGCTTCACTCTACCAACAATTTTTATGCACTGAACAGCACAGCGCTAGGGCTGTGTTACTCTGGGTATTTTCCTCGTGAAAATACCAACTGCCTTGTGTAGTAGTGATCTGTTCCACTCAAATTCCAGGGCAAATAGCTGGCAAGagttctcttcctctctttatGTCCAGGGCTGAGGCAAATGCTAGATCTGCTGTTTTTCAGTGTGTTCTAGTAGGCATCTTACACCTATTTTTTgtgcatgaaagaaaaaaaatacccttgATTGTCTGTAGGTTGCTTTTCCCTTTTAGTTAAAATAAAGCACAGCCAAAAGTCAAATTGCTGTCTATATATAAACACATCCTGTGTCTATGACTAAATAGTATTATTGAGTGTGAAGTccaaatgtaattattttccttaaaatgttGTTTGAATATGCTTTGCTGCTATCTCTAAGAACTGAAAAACACAATTGTGCGCATTAAGAATGGGGGtgagaggagagaaaagtgTCGAGGGAAGAAGGATGGCATCCTATTGAATCCTTCCCAGTCCCCAGACTGCTATCTCTGTGTCTACCCAAGATGTCTCAAAATGAGTCCATTTCTCTTTGTCTCTTGGTGGTATAATTTCCATGTGTACTCCGGGATCTGTGTGAGACCACTTCACTTGTTAAAAGTGAATAACTCATTGTAGGCAAGCATATTTGGGGAAGATAACTGGGGGAGTTGATGCCATGGAATTTGAGTCACAAAGAAAGCTCATGCTCTTTGATGCTTCCATTTCCAGGTTATTACTTGTAACTGTTTCTAATTAAGCTGTTAAATATTGTGAATACCAGATGCTGTAAGAAATGCATTGTACACTCCTCCAGAATCCAGATCAGTGACAGAGGTGAGAGAGGGATGGTTTCTCCTCTGTtggaaaaacaacccaaaaaaacatGAATGGTCTGCTTCTTCACAGTGATATAGTCCTTAACCCATTTCTGACCTTTCTTATGTCTGATTGTTGAATGGGTGAGAGTTTATCTTCTTCACACAATCAGTTTTTTGCTAGTAGCTTATCCCAGCTCTTACTGAAAAGCAATTGGCTGCTGGCTGTATGTAAATACTAAGAATAATATTGGTTCCCTTCTGTTATTTTGTATATTATACTGAAGTTCTTTGAGATAGCCTTTGCTGTGATACAGAGACATTTGAAATAGGTGGTGGCTCAAATGTGAGAGAACTGTGGCCTCTAGGTTCCTAAAGATCAGTTTCCCTGGTTCTCCTTTATTACAGCCACAGCTCACACGGTGGAAATGGGATAAATTTACATACCCAGTGATAATAAATGACAGAATCAGTTCTGTGTAACTTGTCTTATGCTAAGGTTTGTCTTCTGGCTAACTTAAAGTCAAAAAAGGATATATAGATAACTTACCTGCAGTTGTTGTCTTTGAATGATTGTTGCACTTCTAATTTAATCACAACACTGGAATAGCAGTTATGGATGTATGAAATCATTGTCTTGACTGGTACAAGACCAGTCAAAATGGGAGATGGGCTTTTGATGTATTTGTGTAGCTTCAGACTTCTTTATTACAAATTTATCTGCTTGTTTCCTCTCTCATTTCCTGAAAGCATGGgagtatttgaaaataaagataggCCTGGGCTGCAGAATGCAGGAAACTGAAGAAAATCTCATCTCTTGCCTTAGGGTAACTCAGTGTTTGGATTCTGTGTTCTtagttttggtgggtttttttttgtttgttttgttttggtttttttttttttgttgttgttttttagtgtttttgttttgttttccagataCATAAAAGCTGTTCCTAGATatataaaagcttttttttgccCAATTAGTTTTTCAGTACAGAGGGGAATAAGACTGTGGAGTTGTACATGTGTGCAGATATAAACAGAGATAGCTTTTAAAGGTCTGGTGCCCTGTTAGGTACTCTTAAGTTGTTCATAAAAACTGTTCAGAAAAACTAACCTCCAAGCAGGCATGGATGTGGTAGGAGCTTAAAAAATTTCACTGTGAGAATGATGACTGTGGCTGCTATTCCACAGAACCCACTCTGTAGCTCTGTACCACGCTGCAAGGGTTACATgcacaaggaaggaaaagggaagagtgTAATTCAAAAAAGCAAGTGGAGCTGTTATGTATTAGAAGGAGTTTCACTCATTTAATTTGCAAACCCAGATTGTTTCAAACCCCCCTTTCCTAGCTAGTGCCTTTTAATTTGCAAACCCTCCCTTTCCTAGCTAGTGCCTTCTATTGTTCAGGCATTTGGCTTTGCTGGTGTTTTCAGTAAGATCCTATTAATTCGGTTACATTGTCCTTGGTAACTGCTAAAGCCCTGagtatttatttgtttgcttttgttttaaatgtaaactgatttttaatggcttttttaGACTCCTACATTGTGCTCATGGACAGGCTTGATGACATACAGTGAcctctgggagctgtgccagtAAAACCAAGTCCCAAATGTACTAGAGAGACAAATAATATTTGAACTTTATTGAAGGCAGTAATGCTTAAATGCTGAGGACAATACAGTGCTGGAATCCAAATGATGGAAGCTGAACAGTTTGGGTGGGAGCCACAGGCTATAATGTTACCCCATGGACTAAAGTATGGCTTCTTAGTGtatcagctgtgtcaggacttcTGTTGACACACCGgcaattaaaaacatttattttaatgtagttTTGTGGGTATTTGTAGTATCCTGGggcaaatttaatttctgtctaAGGCTGGAGCCAGCTGGTCTATAGAGACTGTGTCTGTGAGGTGGTCCTTGCCTCCTGGTGCATGGTAGTGCTTGTGTGAGGGATGCAAGTAGGATTTTCACAGTGTAAGATGCTCGTCTTAGTCCTGTCTGTTCTTCTTTATTGTACAGTTCCCAGTTCTAAGCAATAAAGAAAATGTATCATCATCCTTAAGCTATGAGTGAAGCCAAAAAATCTCCCAGATGCTTATTGATATTCTGCTCTGATTTAAGGTTTGAGGTGTTTCAGCTGTGTGTCATGTTATCTCCCAGTTTAAGCTTTGATAGCtaattcagttttctttcttgtttggaAGATGTTGTTTAATATTTCTAGAAATTGCATCTTTAAGGAAAGCCTCTTTAGGAAAGCTTTGTTTAGAAAGTGTTGAGAAGTAGTAGCAGGTTGGTTTATTTATGAAGGAAATGTTTGCACTCCCCCACACACTACAGTGTTGAATAAACATATATTGTCTTTTGGTGTCTACTTGTAATTATAATAATGATGAAATTCACAAATAATTTCAATTCCTACATTTTGCCTCAAAGGCAATAAGAAATGTAAAAGGCACAGACTGTTGCTTTTTCATATTTGCAGTTATTGAGAAAGTAGATCCATGGCTCCATCTGCTGGGGTTCAAAACCAGAAGCACAAGGAATTGCTGTTTATTAAAAGCACTGAGTTCTGGCATGCTTGTGAGAGtagctgctgggcagaagctgaaataaaaagtactgcattttatttttcagctggtGAATTGATGGAGTAGATTTCTCTGGAGATATTGGTGTAATATTTTGACAATTTTGTCTGTTCTAAaacttgtggttttttttccgGCAGTTACATTGACTGTTTGAAAGTTGAGCAATTTGTCTCTTTTATCAAGATAcagtaatatatataatacaGAGCTGCTTGTTTAATTTTTACCCTATGTCTTTTTTTATAGTCAGGCAACTTCTGTAGGCAAAATAAAGACCTGATATTACAACATTAGCTGGATGGTTCCTCCAAAGATCTCCCGTGGTGAAAGAATACGACCAAACTATAAAAAACTTGAATTATTGGTCTTCTCTGGCAATTAAATATGTGACATTAGGATATTTTTGAGattaatttgaattttgcaATGTCTTGGTGCAGACCAACATGAAAGGAAGCTATTTCCATCTgattaacttttaaaatttctgttaaGAGGGGAAATATTTTGCTCACGCTTGGTTTCTCATTTCCATTGGTCTGAGCACAGGAGCTCAAACTCTGAGCTATAGCTTAGCTCTTAAGAGAATATTCTGTAATAATCCACTATTACTCTGCCTGCAATTGTGTTCAAAGcagctttattttctgtcattatATCAAAATCTGTCTTGTGTAATGCCAGCTGCAAGAATATGCATCAAAAATCCATtccataaaaagcaaaaattgtGTCTTGTTCAGCACTGAGTAAACACTTCAGTTTCAGTAGTAACTGGATTTTAGAATTTGAAAGTATTACAAAGTAATGGCTGCATATTTGATCAAGATTCAAATCTCCATACAGAATAGTGTGCCTGTTTTCTTGAGTATTTTCATTATGTGCTAGCATATTTTGTCCTAAACAAGGAGCCTAAGGAAAGGTatctttctctgctcttttttttttcctctgttgaaGGTTTTAAGAATGATGCTAGTAGGGACAAGGATTTGAGATAAATAAGAATAATTGTTTTGCAGAGAAGATGTAGCTGGAGTGAATTTCACTCTGTAAGGCTTACTACTGTGAAGTTGCAAGTACAAACACTCATGTTAAATGTGGAGCCTGAAAGGAAACACCTCCTATGTTAGTCATAACAGGCATATATGGCAGTTTATAATTCCTCTGctgtaaacaaaaaaattaatggaaggTGAGACTTCAGTAGTATCTGAAAGTATTGCTATCTTGAAatacttgttttttttcctcgtGTTGCAAGTAGAAAAGTTGTCATTTTAACTTAATGCTAAACTTTGGCAGGTTAACAGTGcaaaatgtgtgtgtatgtaaattatatataattttgttAAATcattcatattaaaaatattgccAGAACATTCACAACATTCAAGCAGTGTATGCATATGGGCATGCATATATACAGGTGTGTTTGCCCAATGGTGTACGTTTTAAGAAATATTCTCTAATAGCTATTGTGGACCTAGAAAGAAGAGTGTATTGTACTGAGATCATATTTTATGGGTGAGGATTTCTGCTGCTTAGACAATTAGAGGAATGCTGACAGTTTGTGTTCTTCCTTCAAGAGACAGGAAAGGAGGAGTCAACTGAATAAATGCCATTTTGTTATCTGCTGTTAGAGGCAATGTATTCTATTAAAATTTATTACCACCTGAAAGGCCAAGGCTATGTTTATTCAGGGTCAGTCCTTGGGAATAATCTCTTATTGTTTAGACACAGTCTTTCTATTCCCAGTGCAAGTTACAGACTGTGCTTTTTGCTCagttttctgcttccttctgctctcAGCTTGGAAAATTTTGTAGTTATAAACTCGGATGGCTTGTTCATCAGTGAAGTGACAATTTAAGCTGTGAGTAGGGGAGAGAACAGCGGCATCAAATGTTTTAAACACCCATAAAATGCCTATAGAGGTTTAAGgtattttaaaagtactttttttcaTCTGCTGCTATTGTAAAACTGCATTCCAAAGTAGTCTTTTTCAGCAATTATGATCTCTCTTTAAAATACAGGAAGGAATCCTCACAATCTCTAAAAATCTTGTCTGTGTGTGCTTATCCATACCTACCAGTAAGCCTGCAGGTAGAGATTCACTACAGCAAAGAAACCCCTGCACAGTTATAGTCTTGAAGTGGTTAAAGAAGCCAGAGAAGCTTGAAGGGGAGGGGTGAAGAGTTTGACGTGGCTTTCAAAAGCCCGTTTTTGGTAGGCAGAATTGTGGACAGGTGAACAAGCTGGGATAACACCAGCTCATGTGGGAGTTCACAGGGCTTCGTTTTCTCTGCATTGTCCCCCCCTGCAGTTGCTCCTACACAGTGGTCTAAGTGCAAACTTTCACACCTGTCAGTGAAATGGATCAGCTGCCTCAGTTCACTGGTGAAAGTAAAGTTTTTCTGGtaaagcttttctgttttttgcTGAATTCGATTGGGTTGTCAGTCGCAGAACCTGGGCATTGTCTAGGTCAGGCTTTAGCTTGCCATCACAGATCACCAGTGACTTCTTGCAATTAGTGATTATTCCCAAGCTGTTTTTCTCATCTTGAACTACAAAATTGCTTATTGATTCTTGGTGCTTGTGAATAGTGTGGCTGCTTGGCACTGCGTGTTCAGAGTGGAACTGTAcgagcatttaaaaaaaaatgttaacagCAGAAAAGTGCAGTTCAATCTCTAGTCAGAAACAGTCTTTgaacttgttttcctttctttcacagTTATGTAACATATATGTAGTTTTATTAATACTTAAATATTCTGTTTCCATTCATGTATATTTGTGTGTATGTATACACTACCTAAATATATACATTGCTCACACCTGCTGAGCCACATAACACATATTAAATTGCTCATTAGATGAATTACTTTGTTTTTGCACTTGTCATACAAACATTGTCTAGACAGCTGACTTGgagtttatttttatgtgctgAATTCTCGTCCCTCAGGAAGTTACATAGGGGCATGATTCCTACAGCCTTTCATGTTCTTGTGATTATATATTACATGTTTTTACTGCTGTCTCTCTGTGGTCCTGTCTTTCACAGTGGTGGTTTATTATAATGAGAACAAAAAGGCAATAGCACTGGTATATATTTCATAAAGATTAATATTCTTCCAGTACATCTACAGTACTGATCAAAATAAGTTTTGCTtatatatttatgaaaaaagGCCAAGTGCCTGTGCATGGAAGAACTTCTCCCTAATTTCaaaaaccatgaaaaattaGCTAATTATAAGCAAATAGGCTGTGAGAGGATTCCAGAGAAGTGTTCAAAGGAAACATTACAGTTCAAATCTAGAAACATGATCCTATATTTTGGCAGTAAATTCCTTGAACTTACAGTTCTTTAGGAAGAATTTTTGGTGTTGCATATTTTGGCCGGACTGCAATGCCATCATTTTCTGTAATGCAAAGTGATACAGCCTTTAACAGAAGGACATAACTAATTGAAATCCAACTGGAAGTTCTGTgaagatggaaaaaattaaatcctcGTCTTTCATGCAAAAATCTGAGTatttagaaatacaaaataattactTGTTCTACTCAGATCATGAAAAATGAACTATCTTATGAGTGCTTACACTTTATAAGAACTTAATAACAAGGATGTTTGGGTGATATATTTGTATATCTCTTGGCATTTAGACTTTTTACCATTACCCACTGTAACAGTATTGTACTGTTGTACAGTATTGTATATAAGATTGTATCTTTTGTTGGTAGAATATTTTAAGGGACATATTTGCTCAGTTTTCAGTGCTGGCTATTGAACATCACTTTGAAATGCTCCAAGTCTTCAGTAATGTGCTTGCAACAAATTGATGTTGACATCTCATGTATTTAGACTGACTGACAAATCTGTTTGAGTGGTCTTTGAGGCTGAATAATTTATCTTCTTTCCCCccatccttttatttttctctcatcCCAGGTTATTTTATTGGCTGTGAAGAACCACGGACCCTTTGTGCCCTGATGGGGGACTCAGGATCCAGACGATCGACTCTTGTATCTCGGTTGCCAATATTCAGGAGAAGTGTTAGCCGGAGACACGACTCCCTTCCTTCCTCGCCTTCTTCTGCCAGTGCCATTGGTGTCCACACCTCCTCCCCATCCAGCACGAACTCCAGCTCAGGGAGCACAGGAAAGCGCCGGAGTATTTTCCGCACTCCTTCCATTAGCTTCCATAACAAGAAAGGGAGTGAGCAGAAGCCTGACTCAGCGAGTCAAAATGTTAACATCTCAAATGGTGCCCAGTCCTCTCTTAGCACTTTTCAAAAACTCAGCTTAGACGAGCACATCAAAAGCAGAGGAAGGCATTCAGTTGGCTTTGGCAGCTCACGTAACAAGAAGATAACGAGGTCTTTGACAGATGAttttgaaaagggaaaggagccCTCAGCTAATAAGAATGTCTTTATCAATTGCATAAGCTCTGGGAAGAATGAGGGTGATGATTCGGGCTTTGCAGAAGAGCGAAGCCGATACTCTGTCAAACAGTCCACACGAAAACTTCTCACTAAGTCTTTTTCATCACACTACAGATTTTCCAAACCAGTTCCAGAGAGTCAGTCGGTTTCCTCAGTGCAGCAGCCCAGGTGCTTGCTGGAAGTTAAATCCTACGTGGAGAGCGAGCCTGTGATGGCCAAGTCATCTCCTCCATGCTCGGCTGAGACGACGGATTGCatgggcagctccctgcagtcCCCGCTGCTCTCGGCTGACCTCACGGCTGCCCAGACCCCCTCGGACTTCATCGCTCTCACCGAGGACTCTGTTTCAGAGGCTGatgccctgcccagcagtggGCCTGGGGCACTGCTCGCAGAGGATTTTGGCCATGATGTCTCTACCTCTCAGGTCTTCTttaatcctgctgctgctcctgagagggagagagataCTGTGCGAAGTGCTGGCCATTCTGCTGATGTATCTCCTGTGAGTCATGCAAGCTTGTGCAGCGTGGAGTCCAGTACCTTATTCAAAACCTCAGTTGCTGATCAAACAAAAGCACCCTTGCAAGCCAATGGACTACATATTAATGATGCCAGGCACATAGAAAAAATTAACTCAGAAAATGCACATTTAGAAACCTTGACATTACAGCGTAGTGAAGAACCAGTGGCACTCTCTCCAAAGGCACGGGGGTTGAGTGGAAGCAGAGATGAAAGCACTCCATCCAAGCACATGAGAAACACAATTCCTGTAGTGGAGTCTAACACTGTTCTGTGTTCAGAACCTCAGTCCTTTAAAATACAACAGGGTTATGAATCAAACCATTCTAAAGGTATGTTTCAttgtcttttcatttttgcatttGGTGGGTTTTTGAGTCAGGTGGGTTTTGGGTGGGCTACCCTCATTTCTTCTATAATTATTGTTTTGTCATAAGAGTATTTTTTAGAATTGCAAGTGCTAACTATGAAGTTCAGAAAGTAGAAATTGTATCCTCCTCCAGAACTGTAGGAATTAAAGGCAAAGTCTGTGATTTTTCTGAGTTTGTGTTTTAGAGTTT is drawn from Haemorhous mexicanus isolate bHaeMex1 chromosome 4, bHaeMex1.pri, whole genome shotgun sequence and contains these coding sequences:
- the CCSER1 gene encoding serine-rich coiled-coil domain-containing protein 1 isoform X8 — its product is MGDSGSRRSTLVSRLPIFRRSVSRRHDSLPSSPSSASAIGVHTSSPSSTNSSSGSTGKRRSIFRTPSISFHNKKGSEQKPDSASQNVNISNGAQSSLSTFQKLSLDEHIKSRGRHSVGFGSSRNKKITRSLTDDFEKGKEPSANKNVFINCISSGKNEGDDSGFAEERSRYSVKQSTRKLLTKSFSSHYRFSKPVPESQSVSSVQQPRCLLEVKSYVESEPVMAKSSPPCSAETTDCMGSSLQSPLLSADLTAAQTPSDFIALTEDSVSEADALPSSGPGALLAEDFGHDVSTSQVFFNPAAAPERERDTVRSAGHSADVSPVSHASLCSVESSTLFKTSVADQTKAPLQANGLHINDARHIEKINSENAHLETLTLQRSEEPVALSPKARGLSGSRDESTPSKHMRNTIPVVESNTVLCSEPQSFKIQQGYESNHSKVDLANSLSPYREGRFVEKRLRSSSEGTAGGSRLIIKPKDGNAEELNSLRKQRASSSSSKMNSMDVLNNLGSCELDEDDLMLDLEFLEEQHHQRSVCREDSYQSIVSCAAVVLTPVETTVDARKKEQMIMPDVSKQNLSLKLSKEVEQGEARYPRVSQLAGSPSVEWPFTGLEEGGGIESLPFRLMLQDCTAVKTLLLKMKRVLQESTDMSPAGSTASLPVSPLPEEPLFFKDGIKDECSVLKLQLKERDELIAQLREELEKAQCFQKALTSQADKSTQTELVGHDALWNSPCSEGLVYKPISISLVPSLLN
- the CCSER1 gene encoding serine-rich coiled-coil domain-containing protein 1 isoform X5 gives rise to the protein MGDSGSRRSTLVSRLPIFRRSVSRRHDSLPSSPSSASAIGVHTSSPSSTNSSSGSTGKRRSIFRTPSISFHNKKGSEQKPDSASQNVNISNGAQSSLSTFQKLSLDEHIKSRGRHSVGFGSSRNKKITRSLTDDFEKGKEPSANKNVFINCISSGKNEGDDSGFAEERSRYSVKQSTRKLLTKSFSSHYRFSKPVPESQSVSSVQQPRCLLEVKSYVESEPVMAKSSPPCSAETTDCMGSSLQSPLLSADLTAAQTPSDFIALTEDSVSEADALPSSGPGALLAEDFGHDVSTSQVFFNPAAAPERERDTVRSAGHSADVSPVSHASLCSVESSTLFKTSVADQTKAPLQANGLHINDARHIEKINSENAHLETLTLQRSEEPVALSPKARGLSGSRDESTPSKHMRNTIPVVESNTVLCSEPQSFKIQQGYESNHSKVDLANSLSPYREGRFVEKRLRSSSEGTAGGSRLIIKPKDGNAEELNSLRKQRASSSSSKMNSMDVLNNLGSCELDEDDLMLDLEFLEEQHHQRSVCREDSYQSIVSCAAVVLTPVETTVDARKKEQMIMPDVSKQNLSLKLSKEVEQGEARYPRVSQLAGSPSVEWPFTGLEEGGGIESLPFRLMLQDCTAVKTLLLKMKRVLQESTDMSPAGSTASLPVSPLPEEPLFFKDGIKDECSVLKLQLKERDELIAQLREELIRIAILQQEEKAQCFQKALTSQADKSTQTELVGHDMLHPGKRVLLLSCLTKPSHFHPIYTPYRNNVSET
- the CCSER1 gene encoding serine-rich coiled-coil domain-containing protein 1 isoform X3; this encodes MGDSGSRRSTLVSRLPIFRRSVSRRHDSLPSSPSSASAIGVHTSSPSSTNSSSGSTGKRRSIFRTPSISFHNKKGSEQKPDSASQNVNISNGAQSSLSTFQKLSLDEHIKSRGRHSVGFGSSRNKKITRSLTDDFEKGKEPSANKNVFINCISSGKNEGDDSGFAEERSRYSVKQSTRKLLTKSFSSHYRFSKPVPESQSVSSVQQPRCLLEVKSYVESEPVMAKSSPPCSAETTDCMGSSLQSPLLSADLTAAQTPSDFIALTEDSVSEADALPSSGPGALLAEDFGHDVSTSQVFFNPAAAPERERDTVRSAGHSADVSPVSHASLCSVESSTLFKTSVADQTKAPLQANGLHINDARHIEKINSENAHLETLTLQRSEEPVALSPKARGLSGSRDESTPSKHMRNTIPVVESNTVLCSEPQSFKIQQGYESNHSKVDLANSLSPYREGRFVEKRLRSSSEGTAGGSRLIIKPKDGNAEELNSLRKQRASSSSSKMNSMDVLNNLGSCELDEDDLMLDLEFLEEQHHQRSVCREDSYQSIVSCAAVVLTPVETTVDARKKEQMIMPDVSKQNLSLKLSKEVEQGEARYPRVSQLAGSPSVEWPFTGLEEGGGIESLPFRLMLQDCTAVKTLLLKMKRVLQESTDMSPAGSTASLPVSPLPEEPLFFKDGIKDECSVLKLQLKERDELIAQLREELIRIAILQQEEKAQCFQKALTSQADKSTQTELVGHDGTALGSAPVPSRRQLYYISNQNGEPKSQHKGQKVSTYSHRGPF
- the CCSER1 gene encoding serine-rich coiled-coil domain-containing protein 1 isoform X4, encoding MGDSGSRRSTLVSRLPIFRRSVSRRHDSLPSSPSSASAIGVHTSSPSSTNSSSGSTGKRRSIFRTPSISFHNKKGSEQKPDSASQNVNISNGAQSSLSTFQKLSLDEHIKSRGRHSVGFGSSRNKKITRSLTDDFEKGKEPSANKNVFINCISSGKNEGDDSGFAEERSRYSVKQSTRKLLTKSFSSHYRFSKPVPESQSVSSVQQPRCLLEVKSYVESEPVMAKSSPPCSAETTDCMGSSLQSPLLSADLTAAQTPSDFIALTEDSVSEADALPSSGPGALLAEDFGHDVSTSQVFFNPAAAPERERDTVRSAGHSADVSPVSHASLCSVESSTLFKTSVADQTKAPLQANGLHINDARHIEKINSENAHLETLTLQRSEEPVALSPKARGLSGSRDESTPSKHMRNTIPVVESNTVLCSEPQSFKIQQGYESNHSKVDLANSLSPYREGRFVEKRLRSSSEGTAGGSRLIIKPKDGNAEELNSLRKQRASSSSSKMNSMDVLNNLGSCELDEDDLMLDLEFLEEQHHQRSVCREDSYQSIVSCAAVVLTPVETTVDARKKEQMIMPDVSKQNLSLKLSKEVEQGEARYPRVSQLAGSPSVEWPFTGLEEGGGIESLPFRLMLQDCTAVKTLLLKMKRVLQESTDMSPAGSTASLPVSPLPEEPLFFKDGIKDECSVLKLQLKERDELIAQLREELEKAQCFQKALTSQADKSTQTELVGHDGTALGSAPVPSRRQLYYISNQNGEPKSQHKGQKVSTYSHRGPF